A genomic window from Sulfurospirillum diekertiae includes:
- the istA gene encoding IS21 family transposase has protein sequence MSLLYALKPNPQQMQVDWVEFPKDNLSAFVATMGYSRASYVEYVNNEKIETLIGCHMNAFAYFGGVPKECLYDNMKTVILSRNDYGKGDHRFNPLFADFAKHCGFSIKVCKPYRAKTKGKVERFNHYLRYNFHNGLRVRLSMKHYTLTLDNANAEVLKWLDNTANKRIHQTTLQMPFELLAQEQLQLLPVPKAYQGIHPKALIESVAKKYSPINSHKDLEKLYIPNRDIQCYDEFIPMVANIILPVGFYGGALWS, from the coding sequence ATGAGCCTATTATACGCTTTGAAACCAAACCCCCAGCAGATGCAAGTTGACTGGGTAGAGTTTCCCAAGGATAATTTATCCGCCTTTGTAGCGACGATGGGTTACTCTAGAGCATCTTATGTGGAATACGTTAATAATGAGAAGATTGAGACCTTGATAGGGTGCCATATGAACGCTTTTGCCTACTTTGGTGGTGTTCCAAAAGAGTGTTTATATGACAATATGAAAACTGTCATATTGTCACGAAATGACTATGGTAAAGGTGATCATAGATTCAATCCCTTGTTTGCTGACTTTGCCAAACACTGTGGATTTAGTATCAAAGTATGCAAACCCTATCGCGCTAAAACCAAAGGAAAAGTTGAGAGATTTAACCATTATCTGCGGTATAACTTTCATAATGGATTACGAGTGAGACTCTCTATGAAACATTACACATTAACGCTTGATAATGCAAATGCGGAAGTTCTAAAATGGTTGGACAATACCGCCAATAAACGCATCCACCAAACGACATTACAGATGCCATTTGAGTTGTTAGCACAGGAGCAGTTACAGCTACTTCCTGTGCCTAAAGCCTATCAAGGAATCCACCCTAAAGCTTTGATTGAAAGTGTAGCTAAAAAATATTCCCCAATCAATTCTCACAAAGACTTGGAAAAATTATATATCCCCAATAGAGACATTCAATGTTACGATGAGTTTATACCCATGGTTGCAAACATCATCCTTCCTGTTGGATTTTATGGTGGTGCATTATGGAGTTAG
- the istB gene encoding IS21-like element helper ATPase IstB, whose product MELDTSIDELCKELKLSIIGEKYHDIASMAAKENWQYTQFLEEVLRVEVDNRLGRSKNMLTKLAGFPVIKTLEQFDYTFSVGVNRKQIEELSSLIFVKKYENIILLGESGVGKTHLAIALALKAVQHRYKVRFTTISELLSNANRAKKEKKYDSFLKSIASPSVLVIDEIGYFNMSKEEANHFFQIISKRYEKSSTIFTSNLVFSKWVQVFAGDKIVTTAILDRVLHHSHIINIQGDSYRLKEKKQTGVLHSEIYKFEAKSSNIEGQNQEVV is encoded by the coding sequence ATGGAGTTAGATACCTCTATCGATGAGTTATGTAAAGAACTCAAGCTCTCTATCATAGGCGAAAAATATCATGATATTGCCAGTATGGCAGCTAAAGAGAATTGGCAATATACACAGTTCTTGGAGGAGGTATTACGAGTGGAAGTAGATAATAGACTAGGAAGGTCTAAAAATATGTTGACCAAACTCGCAGGATTCCCAGTTATTAAGACATTAGAGCAGTTTGATTACACTTTCTCCGTTGGCGTGAACCGTAAACAGATTGAAGAACTCTCAAGCCTAATATTTGTTAAAAAGTATGAGAACATCATCCTCTTAGGTGAAAGTGGTGTGGGTAAAACACATCTTGCTATTGCGCTAGCACTCAAAGCGGTGCAACATCGCTATAAAGTAAGATTTACCACCATAAGTGAGCTTTTAAGTAATGCAAATAGAGCCAAAAAAGAGAAAAAATATGATAGCTTCTTGAAATCTATCGCCTCTCCATCGGTACTTGTCATTGATGAGATTGGATATTTCAATATGAGCAAAGAAGAAGCCAATCACTTTTTTCAAATTATTTCTAAACGCTATGAAAAAAGCTCTACCATTTTTACTTCAAATCTTGTATTTAGTAAATGGGTTCAAGTCTTTGCAGGAGATAAAATCGTTACAACCGCTATATTAGATCGAGTGTTACATCACTCACATATCATCAATATTCAAGGAGATAGCTACCGACTTAAAGAGAAGAAACAAACAGGAGTTTTACACTCAGAAATCTATAAGTTTGAAGCTAAATCTTCAAACATAGAAGGTCAAAATCAAGAGGTGGTTTAA
- a CDS encoding recombinase family protein, giving the protein MAQTIGYIRVSTNNQDFQNQHHAILSYVNQKGLGKVSFVEVKISSKKSEEDRKIDELLITLQPHDHLIVSELSRIGRSVVNVVTIVNQLISKKVNIHILMSSEAQNWSVYSVKKLRIET; this is encoded by the coding sequence ATGGCTCAAACGATAGGGTATATTCGTGTTAGTACCAACAATCAAGACTTCCAAAATCAACACCATGCTATTCTTTCCTATGTAAATCAAAAGGGTTTAGGAAAAGTTTCGTTTGTGGAAGTTAAAATCAGCAGCAAAAAGAGTGAAGAAGATCGAAAGATCGATGAGCTTTTAATAACCCTTCAACCCCATGATCATTTGATCGTCTCAGAATTAAGCCGTATCGGACGAAGCGTGGTGAATGTAGTCACTATTGTGAATCAACTTATTTCCAAGAAAGTCAATATTCATATCCTAATGTCAAGCGAAGCGCAGAACTGGTCAGTTTATAGTGTAAAAAAGTTGCGAATTGAAACTTAA
- a CDS encoding helix-turn-helix domain-containing protein — protein MIERFMDQIVENVKAERTKRGISQLVLAQILGHKSPNYVAKIETRKHDVSYNLEHLYKIASEFGLEVIDLIPQIKK, from the coding sequence ATGATTGAGCGTTTTATGGATCAAATTGTTGAAAATGTGAAAGCTGAAAGAACTAAAAGAGGTATCAGCCAATTAGTATTAGCACAAATCCTTGGTCATAAATCACCCAATTATGTAGCTAAAATAGAAACACGTAAGCATGATGTCAGTTATAACCTTGAACACCTTTATAAAATTGCTTCTGAATTTGGTTTGGAAGTGATAGATTTAATCCCTCAGATAAAAAAATGA
- a CDS encoding MBL fold metallo-hydrolase, whose protein sequence is MTLTIHKGTNEIGGSCIELSTQSTTILFDYGTPLNLESTKLDFKNKKIDAIVISHPHQDHFGEITMVETYYSYLLWEAFKRAYERNKAFYRTRTACK, encoded by the coding sequence ATGACACTTACCATTCACAAAGGGACAAATGAAATAGGTGGAAGTTGTATAGAGCTTTCAACTCAAAGCACTACTATTTTATTCGATTATGGTACACCACTTAATTTAGAATCAACAAAACTTGATTTTAAAAATAAGAAGATTGATGCCATTGTTATTTCTCATCCACATCAAGATCATTTTGGTGAAATTACAATGGTTGAAACCTACTATTCCTATTTACTGTGGGAAGCTTTCAAAAGAGCTTATGAACGCAACAAAGCTTTTTACAGGACAAGGACTGCTTGCAAATAA